A window of Plantibacter sp. PA-3-X8 genomic DNA:
ATGTCCTCGGCAAGGGGTACTTCGTGCTCGTCGAGGAGACGCCCTGGCTCGTGGAGTGGGGCTACGACCTCAGCGACGCACCGTTCCGTCGTCGCGGCCCGCTCGACCCCTGGACGCGGGCGAACGCGATGCCGGTGGTCAGCGCGATCAAACGCTTCAGACCCACGGCGATCATCTGCACCCACTTCCTCCCGGCCCAGTTGCTGGCCTCCCTCATCCTCCGCGGCGCCGTCGACGCCAGGACCGCGATCGTCACCACGGACTACGACTTCCAGGGGCTGTGGTTGACGAGCGCCTTCCACGCGCTCTTCCTCGCCCGGGAGGAGGGGCGGGTCCAGCTGACGGCCCTCGGTCTCCCGCCCGACCGCGTCGTGGCTTCGGGGATCCCCATCGCCGCCCAGCCGAGCACCCCGGCCGAGCGCGACCCGGCAGCACCGCCCATGTTGCTCATCTCGGCCGGTGCGTCCGGCGGTGACTACGCGCTCGCGGTCGTCCGACAGACGCTGCACCTGCGGTCGCCGTTCACCGCGACGATCGTGTGCGGGCGGAACGAGGCACTGCGGCGGAGTGTCGAGGACCTCATCGCGCCCGGCGACGACCGCTACACCGTGCTCGGCTTCACCGACGAGATGCCGCGGCTCCTGCGCCGAGCCGACCTGTTCATCGGCAAGCCCGGAGGACTGTCGGCGTCGGAGTGCATGGCCGCCGGTCTGCCGATGGTCCTCGTGAACCCCATCCCCGGGCAGGAGGTCCGCAACGGCGACTACCTCATGGAGCAGGGTGCCGCCGTCCGGTGCAACACCGCGACGACGATCGGGTGGAAGATCGACGG
This region includes:
- a CDS encoding glycosyltransferase, with the translated sequence MRRTSKQHPGPDGGERVLILSAGVGSGHNSAAAAVEQACAGRPDVTEVEVLDVLQASTSLYRDVLGKGYFVLVEETPWLVEWGYDLSDAPFRRRGPLDPWTRANAMPVVSAIKRFRPTAIICTHFLPAQLLASLILRGAVDARTAIVTTDYDFQGLWLTSAFHALFLAREEGRVQLTALGLPPDRVVASGIPIAAQPSTPAERDPAAPPMLLISAGASGGDYALAVVRQTLHLRSPFTATIVCGRNEALRRSVEDLIAPGDDRYTVLGFTDEMPRLLRRADLFIGKPGGLSASECMAAGLPMVLVNPIPGQEVRNGDYLMEQGAAVRCNTATTIGWKIDGILGEPGRLARMQAAARRVGRPDAARDVVDRLLDGPARPFVVTRAAQKTIFDASARRVVASELEGESALVRLVDPAASSTVALLRAGELDDLQQRYTGPYGTLVLRRDDAVLSVRRDSQRLLRAVLGRDEELAVRVEGLADLESAGPS